In Carassius auratus strain Wakin chromosome 39, ASM336829v1, whole genome shotgun sequence, a genomic segment contains:
- the LOC113057876 gene encoding protein ATP1B4 isoform X2 translates to MEVEQEGLVEHQPLEQDDLNFEKWKPKPKPKRTLHEKIDDLKTYLWNAETKEFMGRSGKSWSLILLFYSALYIFLAAMFAGGMCCLMWSISPYAPTYNDRVMPPGMTMFPHVDVAHGFDIAFNASDRSSWRKYAKALEAHLKPYDDGVQDRRNINCEGNTYFKQEDLEESAERKACQFKRSWLGECSGLKDKDFGYSKGKPCILVKMNRILGYLPGQGTPVNVTCGVKKGSTEGLGEVQFFPGNIFNLRYYPYYGKLRHVNYSSPLVAVRFPSVQYDTQLHVQCKLNGKGIINDSPTDRFLGSVSFTLEVGA, encoded by the exons ATGGAAGTGGAACAGGAAGGACTGGTAGAACATCAGCCTCTGGAGCAGGATGACCTTAACTTTGAGAAATGGAAGCCCAAGCCAAAGCCCAAGAGGACGCTGCATGAGAAAATCGACGACTTAAAGACTTACCTGTGGAACGCAGAGACAAAGGAGTTTATGGGCCGCTCGGGGAAGAGCTGGA gCCTTATTCTGctcttttattcagcattatacATTTTCCTTGCGGCCATGTTTGCTGGTGGTATGTGCTGCCTGATGTGGTCGATTAGTCCATATGCTCCCACCTACAACGACAGAGTGATGCCACCAG GCATGACTATGTTTCCTCATGTAGATGTAGCTCATGGGTTTGACATTGCTTTCAATGCCTCTGACCGAAGCTCGTGGAGGAAGTATGCGAAAGCACTGGAAGCCCATCTGAAAC CCTATGACGATGGAGTGCAGGATAGGCGGAACATTAACTGCGAGGGAAATACGTATTTCAAGCAAGAAGACTTGGAGGAGAGTGCCGAGCGCAAGGCATGTCAGTTTAAGAGGTCCTGGCTGGGTGAATGCTCCGGCCTGAAGGACAAGGATTTCGGCTACTCAAAGGGAAAACCCTGCATCCTTGTCAAAATGAATCGG ATTCTCGGGTATCTGCCTGGTCAGGGCACTCCAGTAAATGTTACATGTGGAGTAAAG AAAGGGTCAACTGAAGGCCTCGGAGAAGTCCAGTTCTTTCCGGGAAATATCTTCAACTTGCGGTACTATCCCTATTATGGGAAACTGAGACAT GTGAACTACTCTTCCCCGCTGGTGGCTGTGCGCTTTCCTAGTGTCCAGTATGACACCCAACTACACGTTCAATGCAAACTGAATGGCAAAGGCATCATCAACGATTCACCAACTGACCGTTTCCTGGGTAGTGTGTCTTTCACTTTAGAAGTGGGTGCGTAG
- the LOC113057876 gene encoding protein ATP1B4 isoform X1 yields the protein MERDSTEGGAEELLLEDKVSKLRAGSLHKHELAEAMEVEQEGLVEHQPLEQDDLNFEKWKPKPKPKRTLHEKIDDLKTYLWNAETKEFMGRSGKSWSLILLFYSALYIFLAAMFAGGMCCLMWSISPYAPTYNDRVMPPGMTMFPHVDVAHGFDIAFNASDRSSWRKYAKALEAHLKPYDDGVQDRRNINCEGNTYFKQEDLEESAERKACQFKRSWLGECSGLKDKDFGYSKGKPCILVKMNRILGYLPGQGTPVNVTCGVKKGSTEGLGEVQFFPGNIFNLRYYPYYGKLRHVNYSSPLVAVRFPSVQYDTQLHVQCKLNGKGIINDSPTDRFLGSVSFTLEVGA from the exons ATGGAGCGCGACTCTACCGAGGGAGGGGCGGAGGAACTGCTCCTGGAAGACAAAGTTTCAAAGCTG CGTGCAGGATCCCTTCACAAACACGAACTAGCTGAGGCCATGGAAGTGGAACAGGAAGGACTGGTAGAACATCAGCCTCTGGAGCAGGATGACCTTAACTTTGAGAAATGGAAGCCCAAGCCAAAGCCCAAGAGGACGCTGCATGAGAAAATCGACGACTTAAAGACTTACCTGTGGAACGCAGAGACAAAGGAGTTTATGGGCCGCTCGGGGAAGAGCTGGA gCCTTATTCTGctcttttattcagcattatacATTTTCCTTGCGGCCATGTTTGCTGGTGGTATGTGCTGCCTGATGTGGTCGATTAGTCCATATGCTCCCACCTACAACGACAGAGTGATGCCACCAG GCATGACTATGTTTCCTCATGTAGATGTAGCTCATGGGTTTGACATTGCTTTCAATGCCTCTGACCGAAGCTCGTGGAGGAAGTATGCGAAAGCACTGGAAGCCCATCTGAAAC CCTATGACGATGGAGTGCAGGATAGGCGGAACATTAACTGCGAGGGAAATACGTATTTCAAGCAAGAAGACTTGGAGGAGAGTGCCGAGCGCAAGGCATGTCAGTTTAAGAGGTCCTGGCTGGGTGAATGCTCCGGCCTGAAGGACAAGGATTTCGGCTACTCAAAGGGAAAACCCTGCATCCTTGTCAAAATGAATCGG ATTCTCGGGTATCTGCCTGGTCAGGGCACTCCAGTAAATGTTACATGTGGAGTAAAG AAAGGGTCAACTGAAGGCCTCGGAGAAGTCCAGTTCTTTCCGGGAAATATCTTCAACTTGCGGTACTATCCCTATTATGGGAAACTGAGACAT GTGAACTACTCTTCCCCGCTGGTGGCTGTGCGCTTTCCTAGTGTCCAGTATGACACCCAACTACACGTTCAATGCAAACTGAATGGCAAAGGCATCATCAACGATTCACCAACTGACCGTTTCCTGGGTAGTGTGTCTTTCACTTTAGAAGTGGGTGCGTAG